A stretch of the Thermofilum adornatum genome encodes the following:
- a CDS encoding DUF357 domain-containing protein: MEQEAKCKNNAEKYIANLEEATKTLQIQEEDKTVEQIIRLVNDYLSDARYYLSQNDCLTSIACSSYAEGLLDALRLLGKVDFSWPQQGHHAKRVLVGGVFDILHPGHIYFLRKARELGRVYVVLAKDQTVLESKGRPPVLSENERAEILRELKTVTEVIIGTYPPDFKKILEEVKPDIVFLGPDQSYLVPLIEKSLKEAGISAEIKQLDKRLENYSSTRIKQSIKNS; the protein is encoded by the coding sequence TTGGAACAAGAAGCTAAGTGCAAGAATAATGCAGAGAAATACATAGCAAACCTAGAAGAAGCCACCAAAACATTGCAGATACAAGAAGAGGACAAAACCGTTGAACAAATAATACGTCTCGTAAATGATTACCTTAGCGACGCACGTTATTATCTTTCACAAAACGACTGCTTAACATCTATAGCATGCTCATCCTATGCCGAGGGTCTCCTAGACGCCCTAAGGCTCCTAGGAAAGGTCGACTTTAGTTGGCCCCAGCAAGGCCACCACGCAAAGCGTGTGCTTGTTGGTGGTGTCTTTGACATCCTGCATCCAGGACACATCTATTTTCTAAGAAAGGCGAGAGAACTAGGCAGAGTCTATGTCGTTCTCGCCAAGGACCAAACAGTCCTAGAATCCAAGGGCAGGCCACCCGTTCTCTCTGAAAACGAGAGGGCCGAGATCCTGAGGGAACTAAAAACAGTAACAGAAGTTATTATAGGAACTTATCCCCCAGACTTCAAGAAAATTCTAGAAGAAGTAAAGCCGGACATAGTTTTTCTAGGCCCCGACCAGTCTTACCTTGTACCCCTAATCGAGAAGTCCCTAAAAGAAGCAGGCATCAGTGCAGAAATCAAGCAACTAGACAAGAGGCTGGAAAACTATTCTTCCACGAGGATTAAACAGTCAATTAAAAACAGCTAG
- a CDS encoding endonuclease V, with the protein MGWERVRHSEIPKGFLVERARYAQRRIAELVIEEDFVGTHVRRAAGVDVSFRENYAIGVAVVVDRDTFSVIDVSIAKTEVRFPYIPTLLGFRETYPAYKALKGLREEYDVLFVDGNGRLHPYRAGFACQLGLVIDKPTIGVAKSLLIGEIGNWNNDVAPVIYQGETIGVALKTSPRAKPIYVSVGHKISLWKAVQVTRDFTRTGLREPEPLRQAHNYSVKARREIC; encoded by the coding sequence ATGGGCTGGGAAAGAGTAAGGCACTCCGAGATTCCTAAAGGCTTCTTGGTTGAGAGAGCTCGTTACGCCCAGCGTAGGATAGCCGAACTTGTTATTGAAGAGGACTTTGTTGGAACCCATGTTCGCAGAGCCGCGGGTGTAGATGTCTCTTTTAGAGAAAACTATGCTATAGGTGTTGCAGTTGTAGTTGATAGAGATACGTTTTCTGTTATAGATGTCTCGATAGCTAAGACCGAGGTAAGGTTTCCATACATTCCTACACTTCTCGGTTTCCGGGAGACGTATCCAGCATACAAAGCCTTGAAGGGTCTCCGGGAGGAGTACGACGTTTTATTCGTTGATGGAAACGGTAGACTGCACCCCTACAGGGCTGGATTCGCCTGTCAGCTGGGCTTGGTAATCGACAAGCCGACTATAGGTGTGGCCAAGTCCCTCTTGATAGGGGAAATAGGCAACTGGAACAATGATGTTGCCCCAGTGATTTATCAAGGCGAGACGATTGGCGTCGCTCTGAAGACTTCTCCACGTGCCAAGCCTATCTATGTAAGTGTTGGCCACAAAATTTCTCTCTGGAAAGCGGTCCAAGTTACACGTGATTTCACAAGGACTGGACTAAGGGAGCCTGAGCCGCTACGTCAGGCGCACAATTACTCGGTAAAGGCGCGTAGAGAAATATGCTAG
- the map gene encoding type II methionyl aminopeptidase produces the protein MSMEASILEKYRKAGQIALEAHKLAVNVANEGTPLLDIAEKIEKFIISRGAFPAFPVNISINEVAAHYTPLPSDGLAVPKGSVLKIDIGVHVDGYIADTAITIAFDPAWKKLSRAAFDALKSAGETLRPKRSIYDVSKAISEAIARHQYRPIENLTGHKVERYNLHAGKSIPNVPMFEYRLSLVDKGEVFAVEPFATNGRGIVEDKGWSNIYRVVSVKRVPGEAKLNDALEELWREFKSLPFAARWAIEKGFSQKDLDMLVKHKRLYHYPRLVEIQKGMVAQFEDTFIITDSGATPIVKVTENFQYLVE, from the coding sequence ATGTCTATGGAAGCATCTATACTTGAAAAATACAGGAAAGCAGGTCAAATAGCATTAGAGGCCCACAAGCTGGCTGTCAATGTAGCGAACGAGGGGACCCCCCTTCTAGACATAGCAGAAAAAATAGAGAAATTCATAATCTCTAGGGGGGCTTTCCCAGCATTCCCCGTAAACATATCGATAAATGAGGTTGCCGCACACTATACACCTCTCCCAAGCGATGGCCTAGCTGTTCCAAAGGGAAGCGTATTAAAGATCGACATAGGCGTTCACGTGGACGGCTACATAGCAGACACAGCGATAACGATCGCGTTTGACCCTGCATGGAAAAAACTATCAAGAGCAGCCTTCGATGCCTTAAAGTCAGCTGGCGAAACGCTGAGACCAAAGAGGAGCATCTATGACGTTTCCAAGGCGATAAGTGAAGCCATAGCGAGGCATCAATATAGACCAATAGAAAACCTCACGGGACACAAGGTTGAGCGATACAACCTCCATGCCGGGAAAAGCATACCAAATGTTCCAATGTTTGAATATCGCCTCAGTCTCGTGGACAAGGGAGAAGTATTTGCAGTCGAGCCCTTCGCGACCAATGGGAGAGGAATAGTAGAAGACAAGGGATGGAGCAATATCTACCGTGTCGTGTCTGTCAAGAGGGTTCCAGGTGAGGCAAAACTCAACGATGCTTTAGAGGAACTCTGGCGCGAATTCAAGAGCCTACCATTTGCTGCGCGCTGGGCAATCGAGAAGGGTTTTTCACAGAAAGACCTGGACATGTTAGTGAAACATAAACGTCTGTACCACTACCCGAGGCTGGTCGAGATTCAGAAAGGAATGGTTGCACAGTTTGAAGACACCTTTATTATCACGGATAGCGGAGCCACTCCAATTGTCAAGGTCACAGAGAACTTCCAGTACCTTGTCGAATAG
- a CDS encoding adenosine-specific kinase, with product MSTEYKILIIDVPVPEKTNVIIGQTHFIKSVEDIAEVVATSVPNAKFGLAFNEASGDRLVRFDGNDPELVQLAIESAKRIGAGHVFVLYLRDAWPINILNQIKNVQEVAHVFCATANPVQVVVIETSQGRGVLGVVDGYTVVGVEKEEDKKKRIEFLRRIGYKRG from the coding sequence ATGAGCACCGAGTATAAGATTCTAATTATAGATGTTCCTGTACCAGAAAAAACAAACGTCATAATTGGGCAAACACACTTCATCAAGAGTGTAGAGGACATCGCAGAAGTCGTAGCTACAAGTGTACCCAACGCCAAGTTTGGCCTAGCCTTCAACGAAGCGTCAGGCGATAGACTCGTACGGTTCGACGGAAACGACCCAGAACTTGTCCAGCTAGCAATCGAATCGGCTAAACGTATAGGGGCTGGACACGTTTTTGTTCTATACCTGAGGGACGCATGGCCCATAAACATACTGAATCAGATCAAAAATGTCCAAGAAGTCGCACACGTTTTCTGCGCCACGGCGAACCCAGTACAGGTCGTAGTTATAGAGACATCACAGGGGAGAGGCGTCCTCGGCGTTGTCGACGGTTACACAGTGGTCGGCGTCGAGAAAGAGGAAGACAAGAAGAAGAGGATAGAGTTTCTCCGCCGAATAGGCTACAAGAGAGGATAG
- the pth2 gene encoding peptidyl-tRNA hydrolase Pth2, with protein MGKGKMVAQGCHAAVEAVLETMKRDKQLVERWLEQGQKKIVLRVDSEEELLDLYRRAQELGITAVLVVDKGLTQLPPNTVTALGLGPAPAEVLDKITGKLKLL; from the coding sequence ATGGGCAAAGGAAAAATGGTTGCACAGGGATGTCACGCGGCTGTAGAGGCGGTTCTGGAAACTATGAAAAGAGACAAACAATTGGTAGAGAGATGGCTCGAGCAGGGACAGAAAAAGATAGTGTTGCGGGTCGATAGCGAGGAAGAGCTCCTGGATCTATATCGCAGGGCACAGGAGCTTGGAATTACTGCTGTCCTAGTTGTAGACAAGGGACTAACCCAGCTACCCCCAAACACTGTTACAGCTCTCGGACTGGGACCTGCACCTGCAGAAGTCCTCGACAAGATAACGGGAAAACTCAAGCTTTTATAG
- the truD gene encoding tRNA pseudouridine(13) synthase TruD, with amino-acid sequence MASYTRTSSDLDKYLGLEFYALASPGTGGRLKESLEDFLVQEVSIDGEVASPKCSYVEGGGQYTWLVLEKRKIDTVAAVKIVAKHFGLRLKDVGIAGLKDTNAVTYQFISLQADVTKEMIEEFNSKHSYIKLHCPMKRPFSLRPGLLYGNYFTIKVREVDCLNCLEDLVEELSEKKMVPNYYGYQRFGSIRPVTHIVGKKILKGEYKEAIDELLLRIFPGESENSQKARSFLKETGDYQQALEIFPKTLRSERTIIRYLAKHPGDYVGALRSISSYIKKLFIGAYQAYLFNRLLSKRMEYGLSYIYPSPGDSVGIFRSTSQPVITGLLRVNETNLSKVREWIDRGQAALVLPVFGYRSQLSLGRVGDIEKELLREEEIDISLFRLKSIPEASSAGTYRMAALKPIGLEHQVFGNGYEIKFRLYKGMYATVLLREFIKPSDPAKQGF; translated from the coding sequence ATGGCTTCGTATACGCGGACAAGCTCGGATCTTGACAAATATCTGGGTCTAGAATTCTATGCCTTGGCGTCCCCTGGTACAGGGGGTAGGCTGAAAGAGAGTCTGGAAGATTTCCTCGTGCAGGAGGTCTCAATAGATGGCGAAGTGGCTTCGCCTAAATGTTCGTATGTGGAGGGTGGGGGACAATACACTTGGCTTGTTCTAGAGAAGAGAAAGATAGATACGGTCGCTGCTGTTAAGATAGTCGCCAAGCATTTTGGTCTCAGGCTGAAAGACGTAGGCATAGCGGGGCTCAAAGACACGAATGCTGTTACTTACCAGTTTATCTCCCTGCAGGCCGACGTTACAAAGGAAATGATTGAGGAATTTAACTCTAAACACTCTTACATCAAGTTGCATTGTCCCATGAAGAGGCCTTTTTCACTGCGTCCCGGCTTGCTTTATGGAAACTATTTTACGATCAAAGTGCGGGAAGTAGACTGTCTCAACTGCCTAGAAGACTTAGTTGAGGAGCTTTCAGAGAAAAAGATGGTTCCAAACTACTACGGATACCAGAGGTTTGGGTCTATACGGCCCGTGACACACATAGTTGGCAAAAAAATTTTGAAAGGCGAGTATAAAGAGGCAATAGACGAGCTTTTGCTGAGAATTTTTCCGGGAGAATCTGAAAATTCCCAGAAAGCTAGGAGCTTCCTCAAGGAAACAGGGGACTACCAGCAGGCCCTGGAAATTTTTCCCAAGACGTTGAGGAGTGAAAGAACAATTATAAGGTATCTCGCCAAGCATCCAGGCGACTATGTCGGCGCCTTGAGATCAATAAGTAGCTATATCAAAAAACTGTTTATAGGGGCCTACCAGGCATACCTCTTCAACAGGTTGCTGAGCAAGCGTATGGAGTATGGCTTGTCGTATATTTATCCATCCCCTGGAGACTCTGTTGGCATCTTTAGAAGCACTTCTCAGCCAGTAATCACGGGGCTCCTGAGGGTGAACGAGACAAATCTGTCCAAAGTAAGGGAATGGATCGACAGGGGACAAGCGGCGCTGGTTTTACCGGTCTTTGGGTACAGAAGCCAGCTCTCGCTGGGACGAGTAGGCGATATCGAAAAGGAGCTTCTACGAGAAGAAGAAATAGACATTTCACTTTTCAGGCTGAAATCTATCCCAGAAGCCTCTTCAGCTGGAACCTACAGGATGGCTGCTCTCAAACCAATAGGTCTAGAGCACCAAGTTTTCGGCAACGGTTACGAGATAAAGTTTAGGCTTTACAAGGGGATGTACGCCACGGTCTTGCTCAGAGAGTTTATTAAGCCTTCTGACCCAGCTAAACAGGGGTTTTAG
- a CDS encoding tRNA(Met) cytidine acetyltransferase TmcA, producing the protein MPLVPLEHLDEVREELVKASKSKHRRLLVIMGDDDSRLMATLLDFLYEVKDLIASEKVLYTYHSFYSDGSMRREFFEKGAPKDITIEYVSYHKLDTVLGRTYGACIADFINNLEPNDLGKIMGVVRGGGIYIFLMPTPNRLMSTVTRFQSNLIVPGYTDKDLKRYFEKRLLNKLMEHQGIAIYDADNRYWVKKFGQVASRLYEEPKLVFPEKSKIPLKVFRLAVTQDQVEVLKIIENFYSKAEKEKMIFVLTADRGRGKSSAIGIGVGWLAHRLRRAKGRCNIIVTSPSPSNVQEVFRFSRKVLELFKHEVDSHEDEEGFIHKVTAKGIEIEYVTPFEALRTRGDLLVVDEAASIPVPLLFKLLERYNKVIYSSTVHGYEGSGRGFTIRFLHRIRNEKGVKLYEYEMEEPIRYARDDPVERWTFDTLLLDAEPKELSQEDFSLIESQQVVYVAPDEEELFLKNEDELRQFFGIYVMAHYRNNPNDLGIMMDAPHHFVRMARLENGKIVVSMELAVEGNMDEDLCRESARGAWLMGNIIPDRVIKHYKILDFGKLKGIRVVRIATHISAMNKGLGSFALAKLEEEAKEKGFDWVGAGFGVTYELLRFWLKNGFVPVHMSPERNPVSGEYSIIVVKPLSEEAKKIVDVIAKEFKQKLLGSLASPYFDLEPEVALLLLEALPDPNPKLALSKLQLARFLTYAWSDMTVENCMDVFNMVTKHYFLSSSRPTLTEKQKLLLVSKILQAKSWRLTCDELNMTLTEATSLLKETAQTFSRHYLGIGSPTEAEKYFYLHVDKIEP; encoded by the coding sequence ATGCCGCTTGTACCTTTGGAACATCTCGACGAAGTACGGGAGGAACTCGTCAAGGCTTCGAAAAGCAAGCATCGGAGGCTACTTGTAATTATGGGCGATGACGACTCGAGGCTTATGGCTACACTGTTAGACTTCCTCTACGAGGTAAAGGACCTCATTGCTTCCGAAAAGGTTCTCTACACTTATCACTCATTCTACTCTGACGGGTCTATGAGGCGAGAGTTCTTCGAGAAAGGCGCCCCCAAGGATATAACAATAGAATACGTTTCTTACCATAAGCTGGACACCGTTCTAGGAAGAACCTATGGGGCATGCATCGCTGACTTCATCAACAACCTCGAGCCAAACGACCTAGGCAAAATAATGGGCGTTGTTAGAGGTGGCGGCATCTATATTTTCCTCATGCCCACGCCCAACAGGCTCATGAGCACTGTAACAAGGTTTCAGAGCAACCTCATCGTCCCAGGCTATACGGACAAAGATCTTAAAAGATACTTCGAGAAGCGCCTCCTCAACAAGCTGATGGAGCACCAAGGCATCGCTATATACGACGCTGACAATAGGTACTGGGTCAAAAAGTTTGGGCAAGTAGCCTCTAGGCTCTACGAGGAGCCCAAACTCGTTTTTCCAGAAAAAAGCAAGATACCCCTCAAGGTTTTTAGACTCGCAGTTACACAGGACCAGGTAGAAGTCCTAAAGATAATTGAAAACTTCTACTCGAAGGCCGAAAAAGAAAAGATGATATTTGTTCTGACAGCTGACCGTGGCAGGGGCAAGTCTTCTGCTATAGGGATAGGTGTAGGCTGGCTTGCTCATAGGTTGCGCCGGGCTAAGGGTAGATGCAACATTATTGTAACTTCTCCTTCCCCCTCCAACGTCCAAGAAGTCTTCAGATTTTCAAGAAAAGTTCTCGAGCTCTTTAAACATGAAGTTGACTCTCATGAGGACGAAGAAGGCTTCATACACAAGGTTACCGCTAAAGGTATAGAAATAGAATATGTTACTCCGTTTGAAGCTTTAAGGACTCGGGGAGACCTGCTCGTCGTAGACGAGGCAGCAAGCATACCAGTTCCCCTGCTCTTCAAATTGCTTGAAAGGTACAACAAGGTAATATACTCCTCTACCGTTCACGGCTACGAGGGCTCAGGCAGAGGCTTCACTATTAGATTCCTGCACAGGATCAGAAACGAGAAAGGGGTCAAGCTCTACGAATACGAGATGGAAGAGCCTATACGCTATGCAAGGGACGACCCAGTAGAGAGATGGACATTCGACACCCTACTCCTTGACGCCGAGCCTAAGGAACTGTCCCAGGAAGACTTCTCCTTGATAGAGTCTCAGCAAGTTGTTTACGTGGCTCCAGACGAAGAAGAGCTGTTCCTGAAAAACGAGGATGAGTTACGGCAGTTCTTCGGAATATATGTCATGGCCCACTACAGGAACAATCCAAACGACCTAGGAATCATGATGGACGCTCCACACCACTTTGTCAGAATGGCTAGGCTCGAAAACGGGAAAATCGTAGTCTCCATGGAGCTGGCAGTAGAGGGAAACATGGACGAAGACCTTTGCAGAGAGTCGGCAAGGGGGGCATGGCTCATGGGGAACATCATTCCAGACAGGGTAATCAAGCACTACAAGATACTAGACTTCGGGAAACTGAAGGGAATACGAGTAGTGAGAATAGCTACACACATATCGGCAATGAACAAGGGACTCGGCAGTTTTGCTCTGGCAAAGCTAGAAGAAGAGGCAAAAGAGAAGGGTTTTGACTGGGTTGGGGCCGGCTTCGGGGTTACCTACGAGCTGTTGAGGTTCTGGCTGAAAAATGGCTTCGTGCCTGTCCACATGAGCCCAGAGAGAAACCCAGTAAGCGGCGAGTACAGCATAATAGTTGTGAAGCCGCTTAGCGAAGAGGCCAAGAAAATAGTCGACGTCATAGCCAAGGAATTCAAGCAGAAATTGCTAGGCTCTTTAGCTTCGCCGTACTTTGACCTCGAACCAGAGGTAGCCCTACTCCTACTCGAAGCACTGCCAGACCCGAATCCAAAGCTGGCTTTGTCTAAGCTCCAGTTGGCAAGGTTTCTGACCTATGCGTGGAGCGACATGACCGTCGAAAACTGCATGGACGTCTTCAACATGGTGACTAAGCACTATTTCCTTTCCTCGAGTCGTCCAACGCTCACAGAGAAACAAAAGCTTCTCCTCGTATCCAAGATCCTCCAGGCCAAAAGCTGGCGGCTCACATGCGATGAGTTAAACATGACGTTGACCGAAGCGACAAGCCTTCTAAAAGAGACTGCCCAGACATTCTCCAGACACTATTTGGGGATAGGAAGCCCCACAGAGGCTGAAAAATACTTCTATCTCCACGTTGACAAGATTGAACCATGA